Proteins encoded together in one Amphritea japonica ATCC BAA-1530 window:
- the prfA gene encoding peptide chain release factor 1 encodes MKESIALKLETLADRYEELAALLGDAGVINDQNKFRAYSMEYAELEPVVQCFQSYLTAQNDLEEAKLMSEDSDPDMREMAKEEFAVAKESIETLTQELQILLLPKDPNDARNVFVEVRAGTGGDEAAIFSGDLLRMYSRYAENQGWKLEIISANEGEHGGYKEVISRIVGKDVYSRLKFESGAHRVQRVPETESQGRIHTSACTVAVMPEMDEVSDIEINKGDLRVDTFRASGAGGQHVNKTDSAIRITHVPTGVVVECQEERSQHKNRAKAMSLLASRLQAAEQERHAAAQASTRKSLVGSGDRSERIRTYNFPQGRVTDHRINLTLYKLQEVMEGALGQVVDPLVNEYQAELLGALSEGS; translated from the coding sequence ATGAAAGAATCTATAGCCCTGAAGCTGGAGACCCTGGCCGATCGATATGAAGAGCTGGCGGCATTACTGGGTGATGCGGGGGTTATCAATGATCAGAATAAGTTTCGCGCTTACTCGATGGAATATGCTGAACTGGAGCCTGTTGTCCAGTGTTTTCAGTCCTATCTGACCGCCCAGAATGATCTTGAAGAAGCCAAACTGATGTCAGAGGATTCCGATCCGGACATGCGTGAGATGGCTAAAGAAGAGTTTGCGGTAGCGAAAGAAAGTATTGAAACGCTGACGCAGGAATTGCAGATTTTGCTTCTCCCGAAAGACCCGAATGACGCCCGCAATGTATTTGTGGAAGTGCGTGCGGGAACCGGAGGTGATGAAGCGGCGATATTTTCGGGTGATCTGTTACGGATGTATAGTCGCTATGCGGAAAACCAGGGTTGGAAGCTGGAGATTATCAGTGCCAACGAGGGTGAGCATGGCGGGTATAAAGAGGTGATCTCGCGGATAGTCGGCAAAGATGTGTATTCTCGTCTGAAATTTGAGTCCGGGGCGCACCGGGTTCAGCGGGTGCCAGAAACTGAGTCTCAAGGACGTATTCATACGTCAGCCTGTACGGTAGCAGTTATGCCGGAGATGGATGAAGTCAGTGATATAGAGATCAATAAAGGTGATCTACGGGTAGATACTTTCCGTGCTTCCGGTGCGGGTGGTCAGCACGTCAACAAAACCGACTCAGCTATCCGTATTACGCATGTTCCTACGGGTGTTGTCGTCGAATGTCAGGAAGAACGATCGCAGCATAAAAACCGTGCCAAGGCGATGTCACTGTTGGCATCTCGCCTACAAGCAGCGGAACAGGAGCGCCATGCCGCTGCACAGGCCAGTACCCGGAAATCGCTGGTAGGCAGTGGCGACCGCTCCGAGCGGATTCGGACATACAATTTTCCGCAGGGACGGGTTACCGATCACCGTATCAATCTTACCCTGTATAAACTTCAGGAAGTGATGGAAGGTGCGTTGGGTCAGGTGGTAGATCCATTAGTTAACGAATATCAGGCTGAGCTATTGGGTGCTCTGTCTGAGGGCAGCTGA
- the hemA gene encoding glutamyl-tRNA reductase — MALLALGINHKTASVSVREKVAFAPEQMAEALAQACDLAHLKEVAILSTCNRTELYCSTELEGTRALLEWLGSYHRLDPDELQSCSYAHWNQDAAQHMMRVASGLDSLVLGEPQILGQLKSCYAVSQDAGVVGAELARLFQQTFAVAKKVRTDTAIGENPVSVAYASVSLAQHIFSDLSQSKALLIGAGETIELVARHLSEAGVQQMIVANRTLVRAEALADEFNARAILLGDIPDALEDADIVIASTASQLPILGKGAVESALKKRKHRPIFMVDIAVPRDIEPEVAELDDVYLYTVDDLKEVIEENVRSRESAAREAETLVEVGAVEFMRQLRALGAVETVMALRQQTEQLRDAELEKALRQLSNGKSADEVLNNLARGLTNKFLHSPTVQLRKASAEGRDDYLEMAQDLYQLSHNVKED, encoded by the coding sequence ATGGCTTTGCTCGCGTTAGGCATTAATCACAAGACCGCTTCAGTATCAGTCCGTGAGAAGGTCGCTTTTGCGCCTGAACAGATGGCTGAGGCGTTGGCGCAGGCCTGCGATCTTGCTCATCTGAAAGAGGTGGCGATTTTGTCCACCTGTAATCGCACCGAACTGTACTGCTCCACAGAGCTGGAGGGGACTCGTGCGTTGCTGGAGTGGCTGGGAAGTTATCACCGTCTTGATCCGGATGAGCTTCAGAGTTGTAGCTACGCTCATTGGAATCAGGATGCTGCTCAGCATATGATGCGGGTTGCCAGTGGATTGGATTCATTGGTATTGGGCGAGCCGCAGATTCTGGGACAGTTAAAATCCTGTTATGCGGTTTCTCAGGATGCAGGCGTTGTCGGGGCTGAGTTGGCGCGATTATTTCAGCAAACCTTTGCGGTGGCGAAAAAAGTACGTACTGATACGGCTATTGGCGAAAATCCGGTGTCTGTTGCTTACGCTTCTGTGAGTCTGGCGCAGCATATCTTTTCTGACCTGAGCCAGAGTAAAGCGTTATTGATTGGTGCGGGTGAAACCATAGAACTGGTCGCCCGACATTTGTCGGAAGCCGGTGTCCAGCAGATGATTGTGGCGAACCGAACGCTGGTCCGTGCTGAAGCGCTGGCCGATGAGTTTAATGCCCGGGCAATATTGTTAGGCGACATTCCTGACGCGCTGGAAGATGCGGACATTGTGATTGCATCAACCGCGAGCCAATTGCCGATTCTGGGTAAAGGGGCGGTTGAGTCCGCGTTGAAAAAACGTAAGCACCGTCCGATCTTTATGGTGGATATCGCTGTCCCCCGGGATATTGAGCCGGAAGTTGCAGAGCTGGATGATGTTTACCTCTACACTGTCGATGACCTTAAAGAGGTTATAGAAGAAAATGTTCGCAGTCGCGAATCTGCTGCCCGGGAAGCTGAAACGCTGGTGGAGGTGGGTGCCGTAGAGTTTATGCGTCAGCTGCGGGCGCTGGGTGCTGTTGAAACGGTGATGGCATTGCGCCAGCAGACTGAACAACTGCGTGATGCGGAACTTGAAAAAGCGCTGCGTCAGTTAAGTAATGGTAAGTCAGCGGACGAGGTGCTCAATAACCTGGCGCGTGGCCTGACCAATAAATTTCTCCATAGTCCTACCGTGCAGCTGAGAAAAGCCAGTGCGGAAGGACGTGACGACTATCTCGAGATGGCACAGGATCTGTATCAGCTGTCTCATAACGTGAAAGAAGACTGA
- the prmC gene encoding peptide chain release factor N(5)-glutamine methyltransferase: MNISDALAITGQLKGSSDSPELDVELLLCHILEKDRTFLFVHRDYQLAEDQQSQFEQLIQRRLQGEPIAHLTGSRGFWTLDLEVNPTTLIPRPDTECLVEKALELIPHSVARVLDLGTGTGAIALALASECPVWQLIAVDRVAEAAALAEQNRQRIGLDNVAVLQGSWFEPVDGLFEMIVSNPPYIDPLDPHLEQGDLRFEPVSALIAADNGLADIRQIATQAREFLVSGGKLLFEHGYDQAAAVQALLSELDYTDIESAQDYGGNDRITWATWEKEKTPNAE, from the coding sequence ATGAATATATCTGATGCGCTGGCGATTACTGGCCAGCTGAAGGGGAGCAGTGACAGTCCTGAGCTGGATGTCGAGTTACTGCTCTGCCATATCCTTGAGAAAGACCGTACTTTCCTCTTTGTTCATCGTGATTATCAGCTGGCAGAGGATCAACAAAGCCAGTTTGAACAGCTGATTCAACGCCGCCTGCAAGGCGAACCAATTGCGCACCTGACGGGTAGTCGTGGTTTTTGGACCCTTGATCTGGAGGTTAATCCCACCACGTTGATTCCCCGGCCCGATACTGAGTGCCTGGTTGAAAAAGCGCTTGAACTAATTCCCCATTCTGTAGCCAGAGTATTAGACCTGGGAACGGGCACCGGCGCTATTGCGCTGGCGCTGGCTTCTGAGTGTCCGGTCTGGCAGCTGATTGCTGTGGACCGTGTTGCAGAAGCGGCGGCATTGGCCGAACAGAATCGTCAGCGTATCGGGCTGGATAATGTGGCAGTACTACAGGGGAGCTGGTTTGAGCCTGTGGATGGGTTGTTTGAGATGATTGTTAGCAATCCTCCCTATATTGACCCCCTGGACCCTCATCTGGAACAAGGTGATCTGCGTTTTGAACCGGTGAGTGCGCTGATCGCAGCTGACAACGGTTTGGCGGATATCCGTCAGATTGCTACCCAGGCCCGCGAGTTTTTGGTGAGCGGTGGCAAGTTGCTGTTTGAGCATGGTTATGATCAGGCTGCTGCTGTGCAAGCGTTACTGTCAGAATTAGATTATACCGATATAGAATCGGCACAGGATTATGGCGGCAATGATCGTATAACCTGGGCGACCTGGGAAAAAGAGAAGACACCGAATGCTGAATGA
- a CDS encoding SO_0444 family Cu/Zn efflux transporter, with translation MLLEFFDHLLSLFLDTAVWLLFGLVLAAALKGWIPTTLVEKWLSGTGAGSVIRAALIGAPLPLCSCGVLPTAIALRRSGASKPATVSFLVATPETGVDSISVTYALLGPVMAIIRPMSAIISAVVSGIMILLFDGGENNKDSSLKEPTDKQETSCCSTKKEPVSPCCSQSEEPVTSCCSKSEAPEASCCTEQNDTPKQSGFLAGLQFAIVDILDDISKWLTIGLILAAVVATLVEPASLSQWGSGLTAMLLMLVVGLPLYICATASTPLAAALLAAGMSPGAILVFLLVGPATNIASIGILSRELGIRAVALYLLGISICAVLLGLATDAILNDQMISVGTAMAHHDAAGFMVIKWVAAVILFVLAVKPLRQLIWKDTTTACA, from the coding sequence ATGTTGCTTGAATTCTTTGACCACCTGCTGAGCCTGTTTCTCGACACCGCCGTCTGGTTGCTATTCGGTCTGGTTCTGGCTGCTGCCCTGAAAGGTTGGATTCCAACGACTCTGGTGGAGAAGTGGCTCAGTGGTACCGGCGCTGGTTCGGTTATCCGGGCAGCGCTAATCGGAGCACCGCTCCCCCTATGTTCATGCGGAGTGCTTCCCACAGCAATAGCCCTGCGACGCTCAGGCGCCTCCAAGCCCGCTACAGTATCCTTTCTCGTCGCCACACCGGAAACCGGTGTTGATTCAATCTCGGTAACCTATGCCCTGCTGGGGCCTGTGATGGCTATCATACGGCCAATGTCAGCCATAATCAGCGCGGTGGTAAGCGGTATCATGATTTTACTGTTCGACGGCGGTGAAAATAACAAGGACTCTTCTCTAAAAGAGCCCACAGACAAACAAGAAACAAGCTGCTGCAGCACAAAAAAGGAACCGGTTAGTCCCTGTTGTAGTCAATCAGAGGAACCTGTAACTAGTTGTTGCAGTAAATCAGAAGCACCTGAAGCCAGTTGCTGCACTGAACAAAACGATACACCTAAACAATCTGGTTTTTTAGCCGGGTTACAGTTTGCCATCGTAGATATCCTCGATGACATATCCAAATGGCTCACTATCGGTCTGATCCTCGCCGCGGTGGTTGCCACACTGGTAGAACCTGCCAGCCTGAGCCAGTGGGGCAGTGGCCTGACCGCTATGCTATTGATGCTGGTTGTTGGCCTGCCGCTCTACATCTGCGCAACAGCCTCTACTCCCCTGGCTGCCGCATTACTGGCCGCCGGCATGTCTCCAGGCGCTATTCTGGTCTTTCTGCTGGTAGGCCCCGCCACTAACATCGCCTCCATCGGCATTCTCAGCCGCGAGCTTGGTATCCGTGCCGTCGCGCTCTATCTACTTGGCATTAGTATCTGTGCAGTTTTACTGGGACTAGCGACTGATGCCATTCTCAACGACCAGATGATATCAGTCGGAACAGCCATGGCTCATCACGACGCCGCGGGCTTTATGGTCATTAAATGGGTCGCAGCGGTTATCCTGTTTGTTCTGGCAGTAAAACCCCTGCGCCAGCTTATCTGGAAAGATACAACGACGGCCTGCGCATGA
- a CDS encoding RidA family protein: MSIERQEIGQRMSRIVIHNDTVYLCGQVAKDATAGIKEQTATMLEKVDALLEQAGSDREHILSATLYIRDMKDFAGMNEVWDNWAPAGHAPARACVEARMARPELLVEVSVIAAVKK; this comes from the coding sequence ATGTCAATTGAACGGCAAGAGATTGGTCAGCGCATGAGCCGGATCGTGATTCATAACGATACTGTTTATCTGTGTGGCCAGGTAGCAAAAGATGCGACCGCTGGGATCAAAGAGCAAACGGCAACCATGCTGGAAAAAGTGGATGCATTGCTAGAGCAGGCAGGCAGTGATCGTGAACACATTCTCTCAGCGACGCTTTATATTCGTGATATGAAAGATTTTGCCGGTATGAATGAGGTGTGGGATAACTGGGCTCCCGCAGGACATGCTCCGGCCAGAGCCTGTGTCGAAGCGCGGATGGCGCGTCCTGAATTATTGGTGGAAGTGTCTGTGATTGCTGCGGTCAAGAAGTAA
- a CDS encoding SixA phosphatase family protein yields the protein MKMLTLVRHAKSSWKDPELSDFDRPLNKRGKRDLPLMAARLVDMNIQPDLILSSGARRAMATAELIAMEQDYSTDKIIEIPELYHARSETLINLLQSQSDHYRSILVVGHSPTLEMASFYLTQELIPKFPTSGVIQLALSITSWEEVAESCGTLERLDYPKLHP from the coding sequence ATGAAAATGCTGACACTGGTACGACACGCCAAATCCAGCTGGAAAGACCCTGAACTTTCTGACTTCGATCGCCCTCTGAACAAGCGGGGCAAGCGAGATCTGCCTCTGATGGCTGCCAGATTGGTCGATATGAATATCCAGCCGGATCTGATTCTCAGTAGTGGAGCCCGCAGAGCAATGGCCACCGCCGAGCTAATTGCAATGGAGCAGGATTACTCAACAGACAAAATCATTGAGATACCCGAGCTTTACCATGCCCGGTCAGAAACCCTGATAAACCTACTACAAAGTCAGTCAGACCATTACCGGAGTATCTTAGTGGTCGGACACAGCCCCACACTTGAAATGGCCAGTTTTTACCTGACACAGGAACTGATTCCCAAGTTTCCTACCAGTGGTGTCATTCAGTTGGCCCTGAGTATTACCAGCTGGGAGGAAGTCGCTGAATCTTGCGGCACACTGGAGCGACTGGACTATCCAAAACTCCACCCTTAA
- a CDS encoding molybdopterin-synthase adenylyltransferase MoeB: MLNDEQLLRYSRQIMLPEVDIAGQEAWLNASVLVIGVGGLGSPVAMYLAAAGVGRLVLVDDDNVELTNLQRQIVHSTSTIGQPKVDSAKVALTALNPDVEVVAINARLDDVALAKQVAEVDLVVDCSDNFTTRFAINDACVKYKTPLVSGAAIRFDGQVAVFDSRHEDAPCYRCLYREGDDENLTCSESGVIAPLVGIIGSVQAMEALKVLADVGRPLIGKLLLLDGRHMDWRTLKLRRDPECPCCGYKNN, from the coding sequence ATGCTGAATGATGAACAGCTACTACGTTATAGTCGCCAGATAATGCTGCCTGAGGTTGATATTGCCGGTCAGGAAGCCTGGTTAAATGCCTCCGTTTTAGTGATCGGTGTGGGAGGTCTTGGCAGCCCTGTTGCGATGTATCTGGCCGCAGCCGGGGTAGGTCGGCTGGTGTTAGTGGATGATGATAACGTTGAGCTGACTAATCTTCAGCGTCAGATTGTACACAGCACTTCAACGATCGGTCAGCCTAAGGTTGATTCAGCAAAAGTTGCACTGACAGCGTTGAATCCAGATGTGGAGGTGGTGGCTATTAATGCTCGTCTGGATGATGTGGCGTTGGCGAAACAGGTCGCTGAAGTTGATCTTGTCGTTGATTGTAGTGACAACTTTACTACCCGTTTTGCGATAAATGATGCTTGTGTGAAGTATAAAACACCGCTAGTTTCAGGTGCAGCTATACGTTTTGATGGGCAGGTCGCTGTTTTTGATTCGAGACATGAAGATGCCCCCTGTTATCGTTGTTTGTATCGAGAAGGGGATGATGAAAATTTAACCTGTTCTGAAAGCGGAGTAATCGCCCCCCTGGTCGGTATTATTGGCTCAGTACAGGCGATGGAAGCATTAAAAGTACTAGCGGATGTGGGTCGTCCGCTGATCGGAAAGTTGTTGCTTCTGGACGGACGCCATATGGATTGGCGAACCCTGAAACTACGGCGGGACCCTGAGTGTCCTTGCTGTGGATATAAAAATAATTAA
- a CDS encoding ankyrin repeat domain-containing protein, whose amino-acid sequence MSFFTKRNLKKLQLAIIDADLITLKKQFNKLDSNTVNEHLFAFDDQQFNAVELAIRSGQAKSLQHLLQAGCGLNASHTEPLLYQALQHPVQSLQLMTVLLQAGAPLAYPDMTPDHALFACFLFCPDTTLMLHLSRLNENGADLNHCDQHGESTLRLAMQKEDKALVQMLINSGATFSKTLRTEGCGKEITDYAERLADDLKIRQMMLTS is encoded by the coding sequence ATGAGTTTCTTTACTAAGCGAAACCTGAAAAAACTACAACTGGCGATTATTGACGCGGATCTAATCACACTCAAAAAGCAATTTAATAAGCTGGATTCCAATACCGTCAACGAACATCTTTTCGCTTTCGATGATCAACAGTTCAATGCCGTCGAACTCGCCATCAGATCAGGTCAGGCCAAATCCCTGCAACACTTACTGCAAGCGGGTTGCGGCTTAAATGCCAGTCACACCGAACCACTGCTCTATCAGGCATTACAGCACCCAGTGCAAAGTCTGCAGCTTATGACAGTACTGCTGCAGGCTGGCGCACCGTTAGCGTACCCCGACATGACACCCGATCACGCGCTCTTTGCCTGTTTCCTTTTTTGTCCGGACACCACTCTGATGCTCCACCTTAGCAGACTGAATGAAAATGGAGCCGATCTTAACCACTGTGATCAGCATGGAGAAAGTACGCTCAGACTAGCGATGCAAAAGGAGGATAAGGCGCTTGTTCAGATGTTGATAAACAGTGGGGCGACGTTTTCGAAAACACTGAGGACTGAAGGATGCGGTAAAGAGATCACCGACTATGCCGAGCGGCTCGCCGATGATCTGAAAATCAGACAAATGATGCTTACTTCTTGA
- a CDS encoding CoA-binding protein codes for MDVIRQVLEKSKTIAMVGASPKSHRASNQVMHFLLSKGYNVIPVNPFKAGQQIHGREVVSSLADIKEPIDMVEIFRGSAEAGDVVDEAIAVNAKSVWMQLGVINEPAAEKAQAAGLQVVMDRCPAIEIPRL; via the coding sequence ATGGACGTTATTCGACAAGTTTTAGAAAAAAGTAAGACGATAGCGATGGTGGGGGCCAGTCCTAAGTCACACCGGGCTAGTAATCAGGTAATGCATTTTCTGTTGTCAAAAGGCTATAACGTGATTCCTGTTAACCCCTTTAAAGCAGGGCAGCAGATCCATGGGCGTGAGGTGGTCTCCTCGCTGGCGGATATTAAAGAGCCGATCGATATGGTGGAAATTTTCCGCGGTTCTGCAGAAGCCGGTGACGTGGTTGATGAAGCTATTGCTGTGAATGCGAAGTCTGTCTGGATGCAGCTGGGCGTTATCAATGAGCCGGCTGCTGAAAAGGCTCAGGCGGCTGGACTCCAGGTGGTGATGGACCGTTGCCCTGCGATTGAAATTCCCCGGCTCTGA
- a CDS encoding AEC family transporter: MSLYLDTLLFTGNIVAPIFFISLLGYLLMRLQIIDQHFVATASRLVFTITLPALVFMSISRMDFQAVFNPTLLTYFIISTLVCFTLLWQVSKRFIHKPEDLGVFIQGAFRGNYGIIGLAVSFNMFGDSGLAQASLLLACVIPLYNTLSVLALSLPMQKQNGLNLTQPLIEIARNPLIIAVLLALPFSYFDWGLPTAIDKIGNYFANLTLPLALLAVGASLNLRSLKDTSGESSWATLIKLILMPLILTSGAWISGIRGQELGILFILFGCPTAAASFIMAKAMHGNAQLAANIILTTTIGSIVTLSSGIYLLRLWNLA; the protein is encoded by the coding sequence TTGAGCCTTTACCTCGACACATTGCTGTTTACCGGCAATATAGTTGCACCTATCTTTTTTATCTCACTGCTTGGCTATCTGTTAATGCGATTGCAGATAATTGACCAGCATTTCGTCGCAACTGCCTCACGGCTGGTTTTTACTATTACACTGCCGGCCCTGGTCTTTATGAGCATTTCCAGAATGGACTTCCAGGCAGTTTTCAACCCGACACTACTGACTTATTTTATAATCAGCACTCTGGTTTGCTTCACACTGCTGTGGCAGGTTAGTAAACGTTTTATCCACAAGCCTGAAGATCTCGGCGTGTTTATTCAGGGAGCCTTTCGCGGCAACTACGGTATCATCGGATTGGCGGTCAGTTTTAATATGTTTGGCGACAGTGGACTGGCTCAAGCCTCTCTTCTACTCGCTTGCGTTATCCCTCTGTACAACACCCTTTCAGTACTCGCACTTTCACTACCAATGCAGAAACAAAACGGACTCAATCTCACACAACCCCTGATTGAAATCGCACGTAACCCGTTAATCATTGCCGTATTGCTGGCACTTCCCTTTTCCTACTTCGACTGGGGTTTGCCCACCGCAATTGATAAGATCGGCAACTATTTCGCTAACCTGACACTTCCACTGGCGTTACTTGCTGTAGGCGCGTCCCTGAATCTGCGAAGCCTGAAAGACACCTCAGGAGAATCCAGCTGGGCTACCCTTATTAAACTAATCCTTATGCCCCTGATACTAACCAGCGGCGCCTGGATAAGCGGTATAAGAGGTCAGGAACTCGGCATTCTGTTCATCTTGTTTGGCTGCCCAACCGCAGCAGCCAGCTTTATCATGGCCAAAGCGATGCACGGTAATGCGCAGCTGGCTGCCAATATTATTCTGACCACCACCATAGGCTCTATCGTTACACTAAGTAGCGGGATCTACCTGTTGCGACTCTGGAATTTGGCTTAA
- a CDS encoding acyl CoA:acetate/3-ketoacid CoA transferase encodes MSKLLSAAQAAQLIPDNATIATGGFIGIGFAEAIATAIEQRFLSSQQPRQVALVYAAGQGDAQTRGLNHFAHEGMVRKVIGGHWGLAPGLGKLATDNKIEAYNLPQGVICHLFRDIAAGKPGTLTKVGLHTFVDPRQEGGKINNRTLADQVELLTLHGEDYLFYKAFPIDIALLRGTTADADGNISMEREALPLDALAIAQATHNSGGKVIVQVERTTHQHQLTPDRVRIPGILVDHIVVADSQDHPQTFAEPFNPAYCGDVIAPLEQQSQPLSARKIIGRRALMELRKGAVVNLGIGMPEMVSAVAAEEKMLNDFTLTVEPGGIGGQPASGLSFGAVSNAAAVIDQPAQFDFYDGGGLDQAFLGLAESCPEGHVNVSRFSDKLAGAGGFINITQNTQDLYFLGTFTSGSQQLEIHNGELNVIRNGSVKKFLKQVQQITFNGQYAIEQGQKVTFITERAVFILTSEGLKLTEIAPGVDLKKDILDQMDFRPLIDNNLTPMDPRLFKEGPMNLQHNGSHPAGHMRKVWAQLIQGLNEQRANLEDCIAS; translated from the coding sequence ATGTCTAAGTTACTCAGTGCCGCGCAGGCAGCCCAATTGATTCCTGACAATGCCACTATTGCCACCGGGGGATTTATCGGCATCGGGTTTGCTGAAGCAATCGCCACAGCAATCGAGCAACGCTTTCTTTCCAGTCAGCAGCCCAGGCAAGTTGCACTCGTATACGCAGCGGGTCAGGGAGATGCGCAGACACGCGGCCTGAATCACTTCGCTCACGAAGGGATGGTGCGAAAAGTGATCGGCGGACACTGGGGGTTAGCACCCGGACTGGGAAAGCTTGCCACGGATAATAAGATCGAGGCCTACAATCTGCCACAGGGTGTTATCTGCCACCTCTTCAGAGATATCGCTGCCGGAAAACCAGGCACCCTGACCAAGGTCGGTCTGCACACCTTTGTTGACCCTCGCCAGGAAGGCGGCAAGATAAACAATCGCACCCTCGCAGATCAGGTTGAGCTGCTAACATTGCACGGTGAAGACTACCTGTTTTATAAAGCGTTCCCGATCGATATAGCTTTACTTCGCGGCACCACGGCAGACGCAGACGGCAATATCTCCATGGAGCGGGAAGCACTTCCCCTGGATGCCCTGGCCATCGCCCAGGCAACCCATAACAGTGGCGGCAAAGTGATCGTTCAGGTCGAACGCACCACCCATCAGCACCAGCTAACACCTGATCGAGTCAGAATTCCCGGTATATTGGTAGACCATATCGTCGTCGCTGATTCACAGGATCACCCACAAACGTTCGCCGAGCCTTTTAATCCAGCTTATTGTGGCGATGTCATTGCCCCGCTAGAACAACAAAGCCAACCCTTGTCCGCACGTAAGATCATCGGTCGCAGAGCGTTGATGGAACTTCGTAAAGGAGCGGTAGTCAATCTGGGTATCGGCATGCCGGAGATGGTCTCAGCCGTGGCTGCCGAAGAAAAGATGCTCAACGATTTCACCCTCACGGTTGAACCTGGAGGCATTGGCGGACAACCCGCCAGCGGTTTAAGTTTTGGTGCTGTCAGCAACGCTGCTGCCGTCATCGACCAGCCTGCACAATTTGATTTCTATGATGGCGGAGGACTAGACCAGGCTTTTCTCGGATTGGCAGAGAGCTGTCCAGAAGGTCACGTAAACGTCAGTCGTTTCAGCGATAAACTTGCCGGGGCCGGCGGATTTATCAACATCACCCAAAACACTCAGGATCTGTATTTTTTAGGCACCTTCACCTCAGGATCGCAACAGCTTGAGATTCACAACGGTGAGCTTAACGTCATCAGGAACGGCTCCGTTAAAAAGTTTCTAAAGCAAGTGCAGCAGATTACATTTAACGGGCAATACGCAATTGAGCAGGGCCAGAAAGTAACATTTATCACCGAAAGAGCAGTCTTTATTCTCACCAGTGAAGGCCTGAAATTGACAGAAATCGCACCGGGAGTCGACCTGAAGAAAGATATTCTCGATCAAATGGATTTCAGACCTCTCATTGACAACAATCTCACGCCGATGGATCCAAGACTTTTTAAAGAAGGCCCTATGAACCTGCAACACAATGGCAGCCATCCCGCTGGGCATATGCGTAAAGTCTGGGCACAACTCATTCAAGGCTTGAATGAACAGAGAGCGAACCTGGAAGACTGTATCGCCAGTTGA